In one Chitinophaga sancti genomic region, the following are encoded:
- a CDS encoding ATP-binding response regulator, with protein sequence MFKPSILVSRLAVIFQQVKRLGISEELPEERVRQVVFVNTLNITLGLLILTIGPLFSILTKSPYIIVPAIIEFTLVCLTFHLNAVKKYDGAGLMTYMVQCLAVSYFGLLMRKYINLEALIVWLNAINFLVFYQKRERRYASVAAVGTLILLEIFHFIPLNVDPFNISFGAGIVLRESSLFGIIFLTFLISRPLVSQYDRNPGLNKTIYHNRLFIAALNHELRTPLNAIFANAIRIQEELTESRSSDKMEEAVNDQLTALRDIKGLINDILTLSESQLNNGLKVITFSMAERVADLNNLIRSLLKEKDQKLVANICDMPQAVQGFPNIIHSIMINMVGNANKYGNNNSEIILTIRNNGDGYFTLSVSSKGPNIPKATLSNLMKPFKADRTGKKESSGLGGAVIHMFVQQLGGTWGISSENNITTIFAKLPFIKGNTEDIPKVDDVKMIQLDNYRVYVAEDEAMSAYALKILLTRLNATVHCFSDGSELINAMEKKPADLIFLDYNMPNLNGPATLEILKKDQRWRDIPVIMASGERVSSNHGSSFQYNADAYINKPIDFNEFYSAILSIQKMIIDQTIAV encoded by the coding sequence ATGTTTAAACCCTCAATTCTGGTTTCTCGCCTGGCTGTTATTTTTCAACAGGTAAAGAGACTTGGTATTAGCGAAGAATTACCAGAAGAAAGAGTAAGGCAAGTTGTCTTCGTCAATACCCTGAATATAACGCTTGGCTTACTGATCTTAACTATCGGCCCGCTTTTTTCAATTTTGACCAAAAGTCCTTACATTATAGTACCTGCAATTATAGAATTCACGCTGGTCTGCCTGACCTTTCATTTAAACGCTGTTAAGAAGTATGACGGTGCAGGTTTAATGACCTATATGGTTCAATGTCTGGCTGTATCTTATTTCGGATTATTAATGCGCAAGTATATTAACCTGGAAGCACTGATAGTGTGGTTAAACGCCATTAATTTTCTGGTCTTTTATCAAAAAAGGGAGCGACGTTATGCATCGGTTGCCGCGGTGGGTACGCTTATTTTACTGGAAATTTTCCACTTTATTCCATTGAATGTAGATCCTTTCAATATTTCCTTTGGAGCGGGTATTGTTCTGCGCGAATCCTCACTGTTTGGTATTATATTCCTGACATTTTTGATCAGCCGTCCTTTAGTGTCTCAATATGATCGCAATCCTGGTTTGAACAAAACAATTTATCACAACAGACTTTTTATCGCCGCACTTAATCATGAATTAAGAACTCCCTTGAATGCCATATTTGCAAACGCCATCAGGATACAGGAAGAACTTACGGAGAGCAGAAGCAGCGATAAAATGGAAGAGGCGGTGAATGATCAACTCACGGCACTAAGGGATATCAAAGGTTTGATCAATGATATCCTGACGCTTTCAGAATCGCAATTGAACAATGGCTTAAAAGTCATTACGTTTTCAATGGCTGAAAGGGTTGCAGACCTTAATAATTTAATCCGATCCTTGTTGAAAGAAAAAGATCAGAAGTTGGTTGCCAACATTTGTGATATGCCACAGGCCGTACAAGGTTTTCCTAATATCATACATTCTATAATGATCAATATGGTCGGTAACGCTAATAAATATGGAAACAATAACAGTGAGATAATATTAACGATAAGGAATAATGGTGACGGATATTTCACCCTTTCTGTCAGTAGCAAAGGGCCCAATATACCTAAAGCTACTCTTAGTAATCTAATGAAACCTTTCAAAGCAGACCGCACAGGTAAGAAGGAAAGTTCAGGATTGGGTGGGGCAGTAATTCATATGTTTGTACAACAATTAGGAGGAACATGGGGTATCAGCAGTGAAAACAATATTACCACAATTTTTGCCAAATTGCCTTTTATCAAAGGAAATACTGAAGACATTCCCAAAGTCGATGATGTCAAAATGATTCAATTGGATAATTACAGGGTATATGTTGCCGAAGATGAGGCCATGAGTGCCTATGCGTTGAAAATCCTGCTGACCCGTTTAAATGCAACCGTTCACTGCTTTTCCGATGGAAGCGAACTAATAAATGCTATGGAAAAAAAGCCCGCTGATCTAATCTTTTTAGATTATAATATGCCAAATTTGAATGGTCCGGCAACTTTGGAGATCCTGAAGAAAGACCAGCGGTGGAGAGATATTCCAGTGATCATGGCAAGCGGTGAGCGTG